The window ACCTTTCTTTAAGGAAATGAGCAGCACCGTGTGCAATCATACAATCTCTCTCCATCTCACCAAACCGAAGACCACCATCACGTGATCGTCCCTCAGCAGGCTGTCTAGTTAATATCTGTACCGGCCCTCTTCCACGAGAATGAATCTTATCATCAACCATATGCTTCAATCTCTGATAATACGTCGGACCAAGGAATATCATCGCAGGTAGCCTTCTTCCTGTATGACCATTGTACATCGTCTCGAATCCCCTCATTTGATATCCACACTTATGAAGAGCTTTGCTAATATTATCCACCTAACCCCaacaaaaaatatcattttagcGAATATCgattttagaaaacaaataaaaagacTTACAGTGACATCGGTAAAAGGAGTTGCATCTCCTTCCTTGCCGACATGAGCTGCCACTTTCCCCATAATACACTCGATAAGTTGACCAATGGTCATTCGAGAAGGAATAGCATGAGGATTGACTATGATATCAGGGTTGACTCCTTCAACTGTCCACGGCATGTCTTCTTGAGTGTAGGTCATACCAACGGTTCCTTTCTGACCATGCCTACTGCTGAACTTATCTCCGATCTGCGGTATCCTAACCGACCTCACTCTGACTTTGACGAATCTCAACCCATCAGCATTCGTCGTTAACAAAACctgcataaaaataataattatcgtAAATATAAATTCCGAGAAGGAAGATTGATGTGGATTGGAgaaaatgtttttgtttatttacttGATCCACCATTCCGGTTTCACTGTGACGCAAACTTGTGCTATGATCACGCTTTGAATATCGAGCTGCCGGTCCTTGAGCATCATCCTGAGCTATTGGACTAGTTTTCCCAATTATGACATCCTCCCCAGAACATCGTGTTCCCTATATACATAAAGAAAACTTAAGAGCTTGTTTGGGGTAGCTTATTTGGCAATAAtctggattatttgaaaaaatacttTTTGATGTAAGCAGGTGggttaatttgggtaaaatgaccaaaatgtcctaattattcaatattttgtaaaactaaaataaaaatgtatgcATGGGAAATTGCAAAACGAATAAAATACTCACAGGAGGAGCAAGTCCATCGTCGTCCAATTTATCATAAGAACCGTGACGCATACCCTGCAACAAGTCCAAGTCAGTTACCATCTCCCAAAAAAATATAGCTGCAAATCTTAATTGCTTGTTGGCATTGTACCATGGTATTAGTTCTATCTGGACGGCCAAATTCTTCTTTAACTAGTGTCCCCATTTTCTTCTCCTCGTCCCTAATccagaattttcaaataaaaaaggtATGAGAAACATTCATGCACAGGTGAATCGAATTTTTTTCTTACCTATAGGAACGGAAGAAAAGTGATCTGAAAAATCCACGATCAATTGATGACTGATTCATAATGACGGAATCTTCTTGGTTATATCCCGAATAGCAAGCAATGGCAACAATAGCATTCTAGAGTATAACAGCAGAAAAGATTATGGCAAGACACTAATAGTAGAGAAATTAGCTAAAAGTTAAAAGTGATCATTTGCTCACAATGCCAGCAGGAAGTTGCCTGAAATGCAAATGCTCCATGGCACGAGTTGTAACAAGAGGCTTTTGAGGATAGTAAAGCACATATGCTAATGTATcctgaaaaaagaaaagaagaaagagttATCATAAGAACAAGAGGATAACTGGTCAAACGATGAAAAACCTAAATTCCATACCATTCGGAACTGGTAATTGGTAACGTAAATTCCCATCGCTTGCTTGCCCATAGCAGACTGATACGTATTACGTGGGGACTGGAAATTATAATAGAAATGAGTCAGAAGAGAGGAAATGATTTATTTCTCATCTTGTGGTTTTTTAtaacacaaattattttaacttcatCTTATAATTGTTAGTTAAAATCACTATCTGGCACTATAAGGAAAAAATAAACCCCTTGAAATTAACCAAATTACGTCACTATAAGGATAAAATCAACTTTAACGGACTTTCCGCTCATTTGTTCAACATTTCATTCAGCATTCAACACATAATTAAGTCTATCATTAAAGCTTACTTGGTTATGGTCAGGAAACGGAATGATTGAAGCGCAGACACCGAGTATTAATGACGGATGAATTTCGCAGTGTGTATAGCAACTGGAATACGGGTCATTGGTATTGAGTCTTGCAGACACAAGATCCTAACACAAACAGGAAGTTTTATCGTGAATAAAACAATCAATCATTAGCAAGCGCGAAAACGTTACTAAATTCTCACATTTATAGTCATGGAAATCATAGTagtctcttcttcttcagtgTCAATATATTCGATGAAACCTTTCGACACAAGGTCATGCCAGCCACCTTCTTCGGGAGTTTCCTGTTGATATTTGTAGAAAATACATTCTTCAAATCATGAAATagtacaaaattaaaaaaattaaaaaattatagaaagaTTAATCTATTTACCCGCTGCTGcaataaattaatatctttCTTCTTGATAAGCAGCCTCTGCCTCTCTACGATGAATAAGGGACGACTACAACGGCCGTAATCTGTATATATCCTCAACTCTTTCAAACGGACATCTCTAACAACCCCCACTTCGGTGTTAACATCAACCTAATCAAAATTTCAGAGCAGAAATTGGTATTTGAAGGATGAACAAATAAATTCAGACAATTTCAGAAAATTTATGATTACAACTGACCCGTCTCCTCAATCGTCTTAATGTCATAACCAACATATCGGGATTACGATGAATACCGACCCAACAACCATTGACAAAGATTTTTGTTGCTTGGGGGATCACAGCAGGAGATATTTcctaaaattaagaatataatagATGTTCAGAAAGAAGGGAACGGACAAAATGTGATGCATTCAAAAACTACAGAAAAGCCCACCTCAAAATTTTCAGAGCCCCATTCTTCCAAAAATTCAAGAATGGGATATGCTGCTGAACCAACAGTGACATATACCATTAAAGCAAGATTCTTCACCAGCCCACAAGCCTAATGAAACatgcaaaagaaaaagaaacaaacaataagTAAACCATATTAGCTCAAGCAGTACACTTCCCACATCATCTCACCTGTCCTTCAGGTGTTTCTGCAGGACACATCATTCCCCACTGTGAATTATGCAATTGCCTAGGCTTTGCTAATTTCCCTGGTAAATAGAGACAACAACAAGAATCAATATGCAAGAAGTTTCTCTTGAATGGAAACCATAACTAGGGTTTTAT is drawn from Impatiens glandulifera chromosome 3, dImpGla2.1, whole genome shotgun sequence and contains these coding sequences:
- the LOC124932823 gene encoding DNA-directed RNA polymerase II subunit RPB2; its protein translation is MDLEEEYGPSYEDGDEEEEITQEDAWAVISAYFEDKGLVRQQLDSFDEFIQNTMQEIVDESSEIEIRPESQHNPGHQSDFAETIYKISFGQIYLSKPMMTESDGETATLFPKAARLRNLTYSAPLYVDVQKRAVKKGHDGEEVTETQDFTKVFVGKVPIMLRSSYCTLYQNSEKDLTELGECPLDQGGYFIINGSEKVLIAQEKMSTNHVYVFKKRQPNKYAYVGEVRSMAESQNRPPSTMFVRMLSRTSAKGGSSGQYIHATLPYIRADIPIIIIFRALGFVADKDILEHICYDFTDTQMMELLRPSLEEAFVIQNQQVALDYIGKRGSTVGVTREKRIKYAKDILQKEMLPHVGVGEFCETKKAYYFGYIIHRLLLCALGRRAEDDRDHYGNKRLDLAGPLLGGLFRSLFRKLTRDVRGYVQKCVDNGKDVNLQFAIKAKTITSGLKYSLATGNWGQANAAGTRAGVSQVLNRLTYASTLSHLRRLNSPIGREGKLAKPRQLHNSQWGMMCPAETPEGQACGLVKNLALMVYVTVGSAAYPILEFLEEWGSENFEEISPAVIPQATKIFVNGCWVGIHRNPDMLVMTLRRLRRRVDVNTEVGVVRDVRLKELRIYTDYGRCSRPLFIVERQRLLIKKKDINLLQQRETPEEGGWHDLVSKGFIEYIDTEEEETTMISMTINDLVSARLNTNDPYSSCYTHCEIHPSLILGVCASIIPFPDHNQSPRNTYQSAMGKQAMGIYVTNYQFRMDTLAYVLYYPQKPLVTTRAMEHLHFRQLPAGINAIVAIACYSGYNQEDSVIMNQSSIDRGFFRSLFFRSYRDEEKKMGTLVKEEFGRPDRTNTMGMRHGSYDKLDDDGLAPPGTRCSGEDVIIGKTSPIAQDDAQGPAARYSKRDHSTSLRHSETGMVDQVLLTTNADGLRFVKVRVRSVRIPQIGDKFSSRHGQKGTVGMTYTQEDMPWTVEGVNPDIIVNPHAIPSRMTIGQLIECIMGKVAAHVGKEGDATPFTDVTVDNISKALHKCGYQMRGFETMYNGHTGRRLPAMIFLGPTYYQRLKHMVDDKIHSRGRGPVQILTRQPAEGRSRDGGLRFGEMERDCMIAHGAAHFLKERLFDQSDAYRVHVCELCGLVAIANLKKNSFECRGCKNKTDIVQVYIPYACKLLFQELMAMAIAPRMLTKDIKSSKDQKNKGGA